In a genomic window of Paracoccaceae bacterium:
- a CDS encoding ABC transporter substrate-binding protein, with product MNFRRWVGAALCAIGTAFAPGLAGAQDAGGTFVYIVQPEPPSLASYLSTSGPIGLVAPKIYDGLFDYDNDLNIVPALAESYAVSEDGKTVTFNLRQGVTWHDGEPFTSADVQFTVMDVLKQVHPRGPNSFREVTSIDTPDEHTAVFNLANPAPYMLRALSGYESPIVPKHLLEGEDLRSADLVNNPVGTGAFKFVEWKKGQYIRLDKNENYWKPGLPYLDRVVGRFIPDASTRTAAMENGEVLYGAYGAIPNIDAVRLREMDGFSVTTDGYSMINPMALIEFNTTTAPFDNPAMRKAISLVVDREFLIENIWFGYGKSATAALSSNFDATGLYAAGMPNYPSNGDTEAAIAVLDEAGIEPNADGVRASFTLDLIPYGEDWRRAGEYMKQALLPLGIEVDLRYEDVPTWIKRVYGDYDFQMNVNYFYQLSDPVLGVHRHYGTDQIRQGTAFVNSSRYSNSEIDALLAAGAVEPDAEKRSKIYAEIQGILAEDLPVANVFEMEFLTVYNDKLKDHATSALGAYGPFDRAWIEQ from the coding sequence ATGAATTTTCGGAGATGGGTCGGTGCGGCCCTGTGTGCAATTGGAACGGCCTTTGCCCCTGGGTTGGCTGGCGCGCAAGACGCCGGCGGGACGTTTGTGTATATTGTCCAGCCCGAGCCGCCATCGTTGGCGTCTTATCTTTCGACCTCGGGTCCAATTGGTCTGGTTGCACCCAAGATTTACGATGGTCTGTTTGATTATGACAACGATCTGAACATTGTTCCTGCGCTCGCCGAAAGCTATGCGGTCAGCGAGGACGGCAAGACCGTTACATTCAACCTACGCCAAGGGGTGACTTGGCACGACGGGGAGCCGTTCACTTCCGCCGACGTTCAGTTCACGGTGATGGATGTCCTCAAGCAGGTGCACCCGAGGGGACCGAATTCATTCCGCGAAGTGACATCTATCGATACGCCCGATGAGCACACAGCGGTTTTCAATCTTGCCAATCCGGCGCCCTATATGTTGCGCGCGCTTTCTGGTTACGAAAGCCCGATTGTTCCGAAGCATTTGCTTGAAGGTGAAGATCTGCGGAGCGCCGATCTGGTAAACAACCCTGTAGGCACTGGAGCATTCAAATTCGTTGAGTGGAAAAAAGGTCAGTATATTCGTTTGGACAAAAACGAAAACTACTGGAAACCTGGATTGCCCTATCTCGACCGTGTCGTAGGACGTTTTATTCCTGATGCATCAACCCGTACTGCAGCAATGGAGAATGGTGAAGTTCTTTACGGTGCTTATGGTGCGATCCCGAATATTGACGCCGTTCGCTTGCGTGAGATGGATGGTTTCTCGGTCACGACCGATGGCTACTCAATGATCAACCCAATGGCCTTGATTGAGTTCAACACGACCACCGCACCATTCGACAATCCGGCTATGCGCAAAGCTATTTCGCTGGTGGTGGACCGCGAGTTCCTGATCGAAAACATCTGGTTTGGATATGGCAAATCCGCCACGGCCGCTTTGTCCAGTAACTTTGATGCAACCGGTCTTTATGCCGCTGGCATGCCAAACTATCCGTCCAATGGAGACACAGAAGCGGCGATCGCCGTGCTGGATGAAGCTGGCATCGAACCAAATGCGGACGGTGTGCGCGCATCCTTCACACTGGATCTGATTCCTTACGGGGAAGATTGGCGCCGTGCTGGCGAATACATGAAGCAAGCGTTGCTGCCACTCGGGATCGAAGTTGATCTGCGTTATGAAGATGTGCCGACCTGGATCAAGCGGGTGTATGGAGACTATGATTTCCAAATGAACGTCAACTACTTCTACCAGCTTTCCGATCCGGTGCTGGGTGTTCACCGTCACTATGGTACCGACCAGATCCGTCAGGGGACGGCCTTTGTGAATTCGTCGCGCTACTCGAACTCCGAAATCGATGCCCTCTTGGCTGCCGGTGCGGTCGAGCCGGATGCCGAAAAACGTTCGAAAATCTATGCTGAGATCCAAGGCATTCTCGCCGAAGATCTGCCCGTGGCAAACGTGTTCGAAATGGAGTTCCTGACGGTGTACAATGATAAGCTGAAAGATCATGCCACGTCGGCGCTTGGGGCTTATGGACCGTTCGACAGAGCTTGGATTGAACAGTAA
- a CDS encoding ABC transporter ATP-binding protein, which translates to MSRLLEIADLHVSLPPESQRPFAVETMNLSLDPNEILCVVGESGSGKSLTARAVMGLLPKPHVKISKGSVVFEGEDLAQASEERLREIRGSEISMIFQEPMTALNPVMTIGTQIDEVFRFHDRMPGKERRSRALKLLQDVQLPDPEQTLKAYPHELSGGQRQRAMIAMALALDPKILIADEPTTALDVTTQAQVLKLIKEMQAAHGTGVLFITHDFGVVADIADRVCVMQNGLVVETGTTDQVLRNPSHPYTKALISAVPDLVPRPARPRSTEQVLKVKNLEKTYRSGGGLFGGKGRVVHAADDVSIDLARGETLGIVGESGSGKSTVARCIVRLNDAEAGQILLGDTDLRPLGRAAMRPHRSKIQMVFQDPFASLNPRTRIGKIIAQGPMMYGASAKEAKDRTLELLDIVGLDARAYERFPHEFSGGQRQRIGIARALALEPEILVADEPVSALDVSIQAQILKLLDEIRDRMNLSMIFITHDLRVAAQVCDRIAVMQRGKVIEVGATSAMFANPSESYTRELLAAVPGKDWFSEKNVTATKVN; encoded by the coding sequence ATGAGCCGCCTTCTGGAAATTGCTGATTTGCACGTCTCACTGCCGCCAGAAAGCCAGCGGCCCTTTGCCGTCGAAACCATGAACCTGTCACTCGATCCCAATGAGATACTCTGTGTTGTGGGCGAAAGCGGCTCAGGCAAATCGCTGACTGCGCGGGCGGTTATGGGGCTGCTGCCCAAACCGCACGTGAAAATCTCCAAAGGCAGCGTGGTTTTTGAAGGTGAGGATCTGGCACAGGCGAGCGAGGAACGCTTGCGGGAAATCCGCGGCTCCGAAATCTCAATGATTTTTCAGGAACCGATGACGGCCTTGAATCCTGTCATGACGATTGGAACGCAAATTGACGAGGTTTTTCGGTTTCACGACCGGATGCCGGGCAAGGAAAGGCGCAGTCGAGCGCTGAAACTCTTGCAGGATGTGCAACTGCCGGATCCGGAACAGACACTGAAAGCATATCCGCATGAACTCTCTGGGGGTCAACGCCAGCGGGCCATGATCGCCATGGCGCTTGCTCTGGATCCCAAAATTCTGATTGCAGATGAACCTACTACAGCTTTGGACGTGACCACACAGGCGCAGGTGCTGAAGCTGATCAAGGAGATGCAGGCCGCGCACGGAACGGGCGTTTTGTTCATCACACATGATTTTGGCGTTGTCGCTGATATCGCTGATCGAGTGTGTGTCATGCAAAATGGTCTGGTTGTAGAAACGGGTACAACGGATCAGGTGCTGCGCAACCCCTCTCATCCCTATACCAAGGCTTTGATCAGTGCCGTGCCGGATCTCGTGCCACGTCCGGCACGTCCGAGATCCACGGAGCAGGTGCTCAAGGTAAAGAACCTGGAAAAGACCTACCGAAGTGGCGGCGGGCTGTTTGGGGGTAAAGGCCGGGTTGTGCATGCAGCCGACGATGTCTCCATTGATCTGGCACGCGGTGAAACACTTGGCATTGTCGGTGAAAGCGGCTCTGGCAAGTCCACCGTGGCGCGCTGCATCGTCCGGTTGAACGATGCTGAAGCGGGCCAGATCTTGCTTGGTGATACCGACCTGCGGCCGCTTGGGCGGGCCGCGATGCGTCCCCACCGTTCGAAAATCCAGATGGTTTTTCAGGATCCGTTCGCTTCTTTGAATCCGCGCACGCGCATTGGTAAAATTATCGCGCAAGGACCGATGATGTACGGGGCAAGCGCAAAGGAAGCCAAAGACCGCACGCTGGAATTGCTCGACATTGTTGGTCTGGACGCGCGTGCATATGAACGCTTTCCGCACGAGTTTTCGGGTGGTCAGCGACAGCGTATCGGCATTGCACGGGCTTTGGCGCTTGAACCCGAGATCCTAGTTGCTGATGAACCTGTATCTGCACTGGATGTGTCTATTCAGGCGCAAATCCTGAAACTGTTGGATGAAATCCGAGATCGCATGAATCTTTCAATGATCTTCATCACGCATGATCTGAGAGTCGCTGCTCAGGTCTGCGACAGAATTGCCGTGATGCAACGCGGCAAAGTGATCGAGGTTGGGGCAACATCGGCCATGTTCGCAAACCCGTCGGAATCCTACACCCGGGAACTGCTTGCCGCTGTGCCTGGCAAGGACTGGTTCTCTGAAAAGAATGTTACTGCCACGAAGGTTAACTAG
- a CDS encoding ABC transporter permease, producing the protein MSFWKLFVRNRGAVIGLMILFLMTFLAATAGLFYPEDPFSLAGKPMSPPGENGFLLGSDSLGRDVAAGIAHGAKTSLLIGLLATLVAVFVGILMGAFAGYFGGIIDNLLMRFTEMFQTIPSFIFAILLVAIMKPSIESIVIAIAVVSWPAVARLVRGEFLSLRNREFVQACHTLGMSDLRIMLGEILPNCLSPVIVIGSLMVATAILIESGLAFLGLGDPNIMSWGFQIGAGRTLLRSAWWVCTFPGIAILVTVLAINLVGEGINDALNPRLRERT; encoded by the coding sequence ATGTCATTCTGGAAACTCTTTGTGCGAAACCGTGGCGCTGTCATTGGTTTGATGATCCTCTTTCTCATGACATTCCTGGCGGCAACGGCTGGTCTGTTCTACCCGGAAGATCCATTCAGTCTGGCGGGCAAACCGATGTCGCCTCCCGGTGAAAACGGCTTTCTTTTGGGCAGCGACAGCCTTGGACGTGATGTGGCTGCCGGGATCGCCCATGGGGCCAAGACATCGCTCTTGATCGGATTACTGGCAACGTTGGTGGCCGTGTTTGTGGGCATCTTGATGGGGGCGTTTGCGGGATACTTTGGGGGGATCATCGACAACCTGCTGATGCGCTTTACCGAGATGTTTCAGACCATCCCCTCTTTTATTTTTGCGATACTCTTGGTGGCCATTATGAAGCCCTCGATCGAGAGTATTGTGATTGCGATCGCGGTTGTGTCCTGGCCCGCGGTCGCGCGATTGGTGCGCGGTGAATTCCTGTCGTTGCGAAACCGGGAATTCGTGCAGGCCTGTCACACTCTGGGCATGTCCGATCTCCGGATCATGCTTGGTGAAATCCTGCCCAATTGTCTCTCCCCTGTTATTGTTATCGGCTCGCTCATGGTGGCAACGGCAATTCTTATCGAAAGTGGTCTTGCTTTCCTCGGCCTTGGTGATCCCAACATCATGAGTTGGGGGTTTCAGATCGGGGCTGGGCGTACGCTTTTGCGATCCGCCTGGTGGGTTTGCACGTTTCCCGGGATCGCAATTCTGGTGACGGTGCTTGCGATCAATCTTGTTGGCGAGGGCATAAATGATGCACTGAACCCGCGGCTGAGGGAACGTACATGA
- a CDS encoding ABC transporter permease: MSHFARRMRYVVKRLLQAIPIVLAIIILNFLLLQLAEGDAVDVLAGEAGSATPEYMAELRAKFGLDQPLPVQLAVYLKNVVFLDLGYSFRHEMPVGELIFDRLFATVLLMVSTITLAVSFGIFLGLVAAMGLNTWRDTAISIFALITYATPLFWVGLMLIVVFSLNLGWFPTSGMENFAMFYEGWDRVKDIAHHLVLPTITLALFYLALYTRLMRASMLEQAGQDYVTTARAKGVTENRIMFVHVLRNALLPVVTMAGVQVGALIGGSVIVESVFAWPGLGMLAFEALFSRDLNLLLGIFFLSALLVVAVNLVVDIVYSSLDPRIEVD, translated from the coding sequence GTGTCACATTTTGCGCGCCGCATGCGGTATGTCGTAAAGCGGCTGCTTCAAGCCATCCCAATCGTTTTGGCGATTATCATTTTGAACTTCCTTCTGTTGCAGTTGGCCGAAGGTGATGCCGTTGATGTTTTGGCGGGAGAGGCAGGGTCGGCAACGCCTGAGTATATGGCTGAATTACGGGCGAAGTTTGGACTAGATCAGCCGCTTCCGGTGCAACTTGCCGTATATCTTAAGAACGTTGTGTTCTTGGATCTTGGATATTCATTCCGGCACGAAATGCCTGTCGGAGAGCTGATTTTCGACCGCCTGTTCGCTACAGTCCTGCTGATGGTATCAACCATTACACTTGCCGTGAGCTTCGGCATTTTCCTGGGTCTTGTTGCGGCCATGGGATTGAATACATGGCGCGATACCGCGATATCGATTTTCGCATTGATTACCTACGCCACGCCGCTTTTCTGGGTCGGATTAATGCTTATCGTCGTGTTCTCTTTGAACCTTGGTTGGTTCCCGACATCGGGTATGGAAAATTTTGCGATGTTTTATGAAGGCTGGGACCGGGTGAAAGATATCGCACACCACCTCGTTCTGCCCACGATCACTTTGGCGTTGTTCTATCTTGCGCTCTACACCCGCCTCATGCGCGCGTCGATGCTCGAACAGGCCGGTCAGGATTACGTGACCACTGCACGTGCCAAAGGGGTGACGGAAAATCGGATCATGTTCGTTCACGTCTTGCGCAACGCCTTGCTGCCAGTGGTGACAATGGCAGGTGTGCAGGTTGGGGCCCTGATTGGCGGATCAGTCATTGTGGAATCTGTTTTTGCCTGGCCCGGGCTGGGCATGCTGGCCTTTGAGGCCTTGTTTTCCCGGGACTTGAACTTGCTCCTTGGGATATTTTTCCTGTCTGCCCTGCTGGTCGTGGCAGTCAATCTTGTTGTCGACATCGTCTATTCGTCGCTCGACCCCCGGATCGAGGTGGACTGA